In Pantoea cypripedii, the following proteins share a genomic window:
- a CDS encoding MFS transporter: MDTGFTQKSNLVLSTLAYAISSAGSVFMHIILAITVFHTTHSGAITALFVALQYMPALLVLIFKGNWEGGHSPLKKWMQLELLAALLTLPLLLFIQPIDYVVVFILLFFRGIVDNTVRVMRTITARYIFTAATVDKYAAVLQAGFNLGIGIAAVTGVLIGSKVSLHDAVIIDIFSFLLAYVLLLFVKSVNPAGSEAGTATVSSIVSRFRNYRRLLAHDKKLMFSAVLPPLSSAFFQGSWEVFVPVFPLKVLGLGTGSIAIAYVVITAAVVIGSTIFPWLNRRMGLFRHGHRRVRRLVLLLSLCSAVFYLAGTNSTEPLFCLLMLALMGFVYQIVWMFGYTGIFNYTPQGELGAIFSISYGFGYCAGSICILLAGYCLDLFNGNFTAVITFFMLVYFAMLGILLFVCRATDSQQEQVANQ, encoded by the coding sequence ATGGATACAGGTTTTACGCAAAAAAGTAATTTAGTCCTGAGTACGCTAGCGTATGCGATCTCCTCTGCCGGGTCGGTTTTCATGCATATCATCTTGGCGATCACGGTTTTCCACACCACGCATTCCGGGGCGATTACTGCGTTGTTCGTCGCACTGCAATATATGCCGGCGTTGCTGGTGTTGATCTTTAAAGGTAATTGGGAGGGGGGGCACTCCCCCCTGAAAAAATGGATGCAGCTGGAACTTCTGGCTGCATTATTAACGCTGCCGTTATTGCTATTTATTCAACCGATCGATTATGTAGTTGTTTTTATTTTGTTATTTTTTCGCGGCATTGTTGATAATACCGTGCGGGTGATGCGAACTATTACTGCGCGTTATATTTTTACCGCCGCAACAGTGGATAAATATGCAGCTGTTTTACAGGCCGGATTTAATTTGGGGATCGGTATTGCCGCCGTTACCGGAGTATTAATTGGATCTAAAGTCTCTTTGCATGATGCGGTGATTATCGACATCTTTAGTTTCCTGCTGGCTTATGTATTGCTGCTGTTTGTCAAAAGTGTCAACCCGGCCGGGAGCGAAGCCGGGACGGCGACGGTTTCCAGTATTGTGTCACGTTTCAGAAATTACCGCAGGCTGCTGGCACATGATAAAAAATTGATGTTCAGCGCAGTGCTTCCGCCGCTCTCCTCGGCCTTTTTTCAGGGAAGCTGGGAGGTGTTTGTGCCGGTCTTTCCGCTAAAGGTTCTGGGGCTTGGCACCGGATCAATCGCCATTGCATATGTAGTGATCACGGCGGCAGTGGTCATCGGCTCGACAATTTTCCCGTGGCTGAACCGACGAATGGGGCTGTTCAGGCACGGTCATCGCCGGGTGCGGCGTCTTGTACTGCTATTGTCATTGTGCAGCGCCGTGTTCTATCTAGCGGGGACAAATAGCACAGAACCGCTGTTTTGCCTGCTGATGCTGGCATTAATGGGTTTTGTTTATCAAATTGTCTGGATGTTTGGCTATACCGGGATTTTCAATTACACCCCGCAGGGAGAGTTGGGGGCGATTTTCAGCATCTCGTATGGTTTCGGCTACTGTGCTGGCAGCATCTGTATTCTGCTGGCAGGCTATTGTCTCGATCTCTTTAATGGTAACTTTACTGCCGTCATCACGTTTTTTATGCTGGTTTATTTTGCCATGCTTGGCATCTTGCTTTTCGTTTGCCGGGCAACGGATTCGCAACAAGAGCAGGTTGCAAATCAGTAA
- a CDS encoding ATP-grasp domain-containing protein: protein MMQPSLLKRRHGFKLVVIVYDVGSASAATICAAAARVYDLLFLCDCALKYVKETFSSIAQFAPTLDTTGHTESDITQVLRELAPDGIVTFSEYRLAQVSRYAEALALSGHSAGVIEKLTDKYQQRQALALAGVPSTKSVIVGDSPQQVAAQTGLPAVLKPRNGAGSLHTYLVHSVEELSEKVQQLHASGEYVLEAYLQGNPDAAGEGWGDYVSVESLHLPGHTQQVCITGKFPLVSAFRETGMVIPHTLSPSLEESIFTLERAAINALGIEQGITHTEIKLTQDGPKIIEINGRLGGFLPEIIKRNSGTNLVLAALDLSVGTFPRVNPVNRERVTYQFFITPQAGVCGEFMHLAGVDHIARLPGVVHVEQRVRRGEHVDWRTGTQSLMAIVYGSSPNHRDVMNTVNEVRNLCNAEFMLDDARQ, encoded by the coding sequence ATGATGCAACCATCATTATTGAAAAGACGGCACGGGTTTAAGTTGGTCGTGATTGTGTATGATGTGGGTTCCGCGTCCGCCGCGACGATTTGCGCGGCAGCAGCGCGGGTTTACGATCTGCTGTTTCTCTGCGACTGCGCGCTGAAATATGTCAAGGAGACTTTCAGCAGCATTGCGCAATTTGCCCCCACTCTGGATACTACCGGACACACTGAAAGCGACATCACGCAGGTACTACGCGAACTCGCGCCAGATGGGATCGTGACTTTCAGCGAATATCGTCTGGCGCAGGTTTCCCGCTATGCAGAGGCACTCGCTCTATCCGGGCACAGTGCCGGAGTGATTGAAAAACTGACGGATAAATATCAACAGCGTCAGGCGCTTGCGCTTGCAGGGGTTCCGTCGACCAAAAGCGTCATTGTGGGGGATTCACCGCAACAGGTGGCGGCACAAACAGGTTTACCAGCCGTGCTTAAACCCCGTAATGGTGCCGGGAGTTTACATACTTACCTGGTCCACTCTGTGGAAGAGCTGAGCGAAAAAGTGCAGCAGTTGCATGCCAGCGGGGAGTACGTGCTGGAAGCGTATCTGCAGGGGAACCCGGATGCCGCAGGAGAAGGCTGGGGCGATTATGTCTCTGTTGAATCACTCCATTTGCCGGGCCACACTCAGCAGGTCTGTATTACCGGGAAATTCCCACTGGTGAGCGCGTTTCGCGAAACCGGTATGGTAATACCGCATACATTGTCGCCTTCGCTTGAAGAGTCCATTTTCACGCTGGAGCGGGCGGCAATAAACGCGCTGGGAATAGAGCAGGGAATTACCCACACCGAAATAAAACTGACGCAGGACGGCCCGAAAATCATCGAGATTAACGGTCGATTAGGCGGATTCCTTCCCGAAATTATTAAGCGAAATAGTGGCACCAATCTTGTTCTGGCTGCGCTGGATTTGTCAGTCGGAACCTTCCCGCGCGTGAATCCGGTCAACAGAGAGCGTGTCACCTATCAGTTTTTTATCACCCCGCAAGCGGGAGTATGCGGCGAGTTTATGCATTTAGCCGGTGTTGACCATATCGCCAGACTGCCCGGTGTGGTGCATGTCGAACAGCGAGTTCGTCGCGGAGAACACGTGGACTGGCGCACAGGAACGCAAAGCCTGATGGCGATTGTTTACGGCTCATCGCCCAATCATCGCGACGTGATGAATACGGTCAATGAGGTACGTAATTTATGTAATGCGGAATTTATGCTTGATGACGCGAGGCAGTGA
- a CDS encoding non-ribosomal peptide synthetase — protein sequence MSFFKQTAGQKKIIASQHPESVLYWKAALEGALPVNFKGDISGSESAVALTMLCQQTLDPLLAVKLLSVAKGNRQAVDMILTASLAALLHHYYGDESLMLGHGIHGTQHEEIALPLRVDFQATSTFRQVLSDVRATIQAAMPHLHCLPESKETQPTIIVAPEELKDLALSGKYALAFLLTGEPGALALTVYARQGSHSPQQISNIVRHFFCLLERALAEPDSLLAEIQLLTVVDADLVAATNATQADYPYTSLCTLFESTVVAVPDGIAVITEEGEYTYAELGAASDNVAANLSKKGCGAETIVAVMVERSFRMLAAIIGVLKTGAAYLPIDTALPAERIHYMLHDSGAQCVIVDEVQKHLLPATTEAVDSHDVLRCQALWLGRKVPADALAYVIYTSGSTGKPKGVMVEHHSVVNRLKWMQKAYPLVSGDIILQKTPVSFDVSVWELFWWFLEGKSVCLLAPGAEREPEKLLQTLAQRNITTLHFVPTMLGAFLDYVSATDSAGELHGIKTVFASGEALSAHQVQHFYQLLPHARLINLYGPTEATVDVTHYVTVPTDTFIPIGLPIDNTRLYVLDKHNLLCPLGVVGELFIAGAGLARGYLNKPELTAARFISGASVSETRLYRTGDLARQLPSGAIEYFGRNDNQVKLRGYRIELDEIEHALNRHSSVSDARVVLKTLSDNKVHLIAYVICHPGGESTDIIASLKTMLPTYMIPDALIALDSFPLSPNGKLNRAALPEPETQRQQPVAPHTAAEKHMAAIWETVLGLKTVGINENFFSLGGNSIHFVEVLAKSRKQGFSFTYQHLFKYPTIAQLLANTDNSPAEEVVQREYAAFELISAQDRCNLPPDIVDAYPLSRMQSGMLYQNALMEIDNAYHDIVSYTIAGRLDIALFRKAFALYIEQQPAFRTSYNLKDYSDYLQMVHRTVDNVPLFVEDLRHLNSEDEHQRWYEGWFNQEQSFQFDWQKPGFVRLHIHLLSDDLYRYSISQHNSSLDGWSKMEVHTALFTLYNRLLAGEEVLLPAVVDHFRNYIGIEQDTLRSTAIKSFWSETLKNSTPTVVPRIPFSASGDDQDVSFASFDISRELSDGIIQLADQLNVPVKNVLLAAHLKLLSVIGNSDDILTGYEHSGRPELSGADRALGIFTNSMPLRVQVNTGSWSDLIRQTYETEITLLPYRRYPLAQIKQDLKTTDTLFETVFNFVHFYTLKKLKDLPAFSLQHVQAGAITEFALRVEFSRHFYTDDVELILQYQSAQFSAEQIARIGGYLILALQKMVLNPQASHTAASLLGEAEATALVQLSQRYGSATRVVDHHGNLLPIGSWGSIHSEDPDVQGQAGRWLADGTLEIRRESEVLRERASEAPLAASDSLHQGSLDKVVAVWAEVLNTPASGLTINTDFFDIGGSSLGALRAVLLLDSRISLREFMQNSRLSEQAELLSQRASAVAPSPDKPGLLVPLGTQRDQPQASLVCLPYAGGNAIHFAPFAQAVKTRLPALNVYGVELPGHDLRDEASQLRHFSDTARLITDDIMASISGPVMLWGHCVGSAMALEVARLLQARDIPVMHLFLAARLLDTDERLHENIRDAQQLHFEQIQDFFERWNGSASLQNLGKRYEDQLVASFRHDSLETNHYLLERKAQTAIPRMTVPASVVIADDDWCTSGYQEHYKAWEQLLVTVELSVLNTGGHFFASTCPDDAAERVEAVVHRDITSVV from the coding sequence GTGAGCTTTTTTAAACAGACGGCCGGGCAGAAAAAAATTATCGCATCACAACATCCTGAATCCGTACTTTACTGGAAGGCGGCGCTGGAAGGCGCGTTGCCTGTGAATTTTAAAGGTGACATTAGCGGGAGTGAATCGGCAGTCGCATTGACCATGCTGTGCCAACAAACGCTCGATCCGCTACTTGCGGTTAAGCTGTTGAGCGTGGCGAAAGGCAACCGACAGGCCGTTGATATGATCCTGACCGCCTCGCTGGCGGCGCTGTTGCATCACTACTACGGCGATGAATCGCTGATGCTGGGGCATGGTATTCATGGGACGCAGCATGAAGAGATTGCATTACCGCTGCGGGTGGATTTTCAGGCGACCAGCACATTTCGTCAGGTCCTCAGTGATGTGCGGGCGACTATTCAGGCCGCGATGCCGCATCTGCACTGTCTGCCGGAATCAAAAGAGACTCAGCCGACAATCATTGTTGCGCCAGAAGAACTTAAGGATCTGGCGCTGTCCGGCAAATACGCGCTGGCATTCTTATTGACTGGCGAACCCGGCGCGCTGGCGCTAACGGTTTACGCCCGGCAAGGCAGTCATTCGCCGCAGCAGATCTCGAATATCGTGCGTCATTTTTTTTGCCTGCTTGAGCGGGCGCTGGCTGAGCCAGATAGCCTGCTGGCGGAAATACAGTTATTAACGGTGGTCGATGCTGATCTTGTTGCGGCGACAAACGCAACCCAAGCTGACTATCCATATACCAGTTTATGCACGTTGTTTGAAAGCACCGTTGTTGCCGTCCCTGATGGCATTGCAGTGATCACCGAGGAAGGTGAGTACACCTATGCTGAGCTGGGTGCTGCTTCGGACAATGTCGCGGCAAACCTGTCGAAAAAGGGCTGTGGCGCAGAAACCATTGTTGCGGTGATGGTTGAGCGTTCATTCAGAATGTTGGCCGCGATTATCGGCGTACTGAAAACCGGCGCGGCCTATTTACCGATTGATACGGCACTGCCAGCCGAACGCATCCACTACATGCTGCATGACAGCGGTGCGCAATGCGTAATAGTCGATGAGGTGCAAAAACACCTGTTACCGGCAACGACAGAGGCGGTTGACAGCCATGATGTATTGCGTTGCCAGGCGCTATGGCTGGGGCGGAAAGTACCTGCCGATGCGCTGGCGTATGTGATTTATACCTCCGGCTCCACCGGCAAGCCGAAAGGCGTGATGGTGGAACATCACAGTGTGGTTAACCGGCTGAAGTGGATGCAAAAAGCGTATCCGCTGGTGTCGGGCGACATTATTTTACAGAAAACGCCGGTGTCGTTTGATGTCTCGGTATGGGAGCTGTTCTGGTGGTTTCTTGAGGGAAAATCGGTCTGTCTGTTGGCGCCCGGCGCAGAAAGAGAGCCGGAAAAACTGCTGCAAACCCTTGCGCAACGCAACATTACCACCCTACATTTCGTGCCAACGATGCTCGGCGCATTTCTTGATTATGTGTCGGCCACCGACAGCGCGGGCGAGCTGCACGGCATTAAAACCGTGTTTGCCAGCGGTGAAGCGTTAAGTGCACATCAGGTGCAACATTTTTATCAACTATTGCCGCACGCCCGGTTGATTAATCTGTATGGGCCGACGGAAGCGACCGTCGATGTGACGCATTATGTTACCGTGCCAACGGATACGTTCATCCCCATCGGCCTGCCTATCGATAACACCCGGCTGTATGTGCTGGATAAACACAACCTGCTTTGCCCTCTGGGCGTCGTGGGTGAGTTATTCATTGCGGGCGCAGGCTTGGCGCGCGGCTATCTTAATAAACCTGAGTTAACGGCTGCGCGTTTTATCAGTGGTGCAAGTGTCAGCGAAACGCGACTGTACCGCACCGGCGATCTTGCCCGTCAGTTGCCCTCCGGCGCCATCGAATACTTTGGCCGCAATGACAACCAGGTGAAGCTGCGTGGTTACCGTATTGAACTTGATGAAATCGAACACGCGCTGAACCGGCATAGCAGCGTCAGTGATGCACGGGTTGTCCTGAAAACGCTCAGTGATAACAAAGTCCATCTCATTGCCTATGTTATCTGCCACCCCGGTGGGGAAAGTACGGATATTATCGCATCGCTGAAAACTATGCTGCCGACGTATATGATCCCGGATGCGCTTATCGCGCTGGATTCTTTCCCACTGTCGCCGAACGGAAAGTTAAACCGCGCCGCGTTACCGGAACCGGAAACCCAGAGGCAACAGCCTGTTGCGCCGCACACAGCGGCAGAAAAACACATGGCGGCAATCTGGGAAACGGTGCTTGGCCTCAAGACGGTTGGTATTAATGAGAACTTCTTTTCGCTTGGGGGAAACTCAATTCATTTTGTTGAAGTGCTGGCGAAGTCGCGAAAACAGGGATTCTCGTTCACCTATCAGCACTTATTTAAATATCCCACCATTGCACAGCTGCTGGCGAATACAGATAACTCGCCAGCCGAAGAGGTGGTGCAGCGGGAATATGCTGCGTTCGAACTTATTTCTGCGCAGGATCGGTGTAATTTGCCGCCCGATATTGTCGATGCGTATCCACTGTCAAGAATGCAGTCCGGGATGCTGTATCAAAATGCTCTGATGGAAATTGACAATGCCTATCACGATATTGTCAGTTATACGATTGCCGGGCGGCTGGATATTGCTCTTTTTCGTAAGGCGTTTGCTCTTTATATCGAACAACAACCTGCATTTCGCACCAGTTATAATTTAAAAGATTACAGCGATTATCTGCAGATGGTGCACCGGACAGTGGATAACGTGCCGCTGTTTGTGGAGGATCTGCGCCACCTTAACTCAGAGGATGAACATCAGCGCTGGTATGAAGGCTGGTTCAATCAGGAACAGTCGTTCCAGTTTGACTGGCAGAAGCCCGGTTTTGTCCGCCTGCATATTCACCTCTTGTCTGACGATCTCTACCGTTACAGTATCAGCCAGCATAACTCCTCGCTGGACGGCTGGAGCAAAATGGAAGTACATACCGCGCTTTTTACGCTCTATAACCGGTTATTAGCGGGCGAGGAAGTGTTGCTGCCCGCAGTCGTGGATCACTTTCGTAACTATATCGGTATTGAGCAGGACACGTTGCGCTCCACTGCCATCAAATCGTTCTGGAGCGAGACATTAAAAAACAGCACGCCGACGGTGGTTCCCCGCATACCATTTTCGGCTTCGGGTGACGACCAGGATGTTTCTTTCGCCTCATTTGATATCTCCCGTGAATTGTCGGACGGCATCATTCAACTGGCCGATCAATTAAATGTTCCGGTCAAAAATGTGCTGCTGGCGGCGCATCTCAAACTGCTTTCGGTGATAGGTAACTCCGACGATATCCTCACCGGCTACGAGCATTCTGGTCGCCCTGAGCTGAGCGGCGCTGACAGGGCGTTAGGCATCTTTACGAATAGCATGCCGCTGCGCGTACAGGTGAACACCGGGAGCTGGAGCGATCTCATTCGCCAGACTTATGAGACTGAAATTACTCTGTTACCTTACCGCCGCTACCCGCTGGCACAGATTAAACAGGATCTGAAAACGACCGATACGCTGTTTGAAACGGTCTTTAATTTTGTCCATTTCTATACGCTGAAGAAACTCAAAGACCTTCCGGCTTTTTCGCTCCAGCATGTGCAGGCGGGAGCGATCACTGAGTTTGCATTACGCGTTGAATTTTCAAGGCATTTCTATACCGATGATGTGGAACTCATCCTGCAGTATCAATCTGCGCAGTTTAGTGCGGAACAGATTGCGCGCATCGGGGGATATCTGATTCTGGCGTTGCAGAAAATGGTACTTAACCCGCAAGCCAGCCACACGGCGGCATCGCTGCTGGGAGAGGCAGAGGCAACAGCGCTGGTGCAGCTTAGCCAGCGCTACGGTTCAGCAACGAGGGTGGTGGATCACCACGGCAATCTGCTGCCAATCGGTAGCTGGGGGAGCATTCACAGTGAAGATCCCGACGTGCAGGGGCAGGCGGGACGCTGGCTGGCGGACGGTACCCTTGAGATACGGCGCGAAAGCGAAGTGCTGCGCGAACGTGCCAGTGAGGCCCCGCTCGCCGCTTCTGATTCTCTGCATCAGGGTAGCCTCGATAAAGTGGTTGCCGTCTGGGCCGAGGTGTTGAACACACCAGCATCCGGCCTGACCATTAACACCGATTTCTTTGATATCGGCGGCAGTTCACTGGGCGCACTGCGTGCGGTATTGCTGCTGGACTCACGTATCAGTCTGCGTGAATTTATGCAAAACTCGCGGTTATCCGAACAGGCGGAACTTCTGTCTCAGCGCGCCTCGGCGGTTGCTCCTTCACCTGACAAACCCGGCCTGCTGGTACCGCTGGGTACGCAACGTGACCAACCGCAGGCCAGCCTGGTCTGTTTACCTTATGCGGGCGGCAACGCGATTCATTTTGCCCCGTTTGCGCAGGCCGTCAAAACACGCCTTCCGGCACTGAATGTCTACGGCGTTGAGCTTCCCGGTCATGATTTACGCGACGAGGCCAGCCAGCTCAGGCATTTCTCTGACACCGCAAGACTGATTACTGACGACATAATGGCGTCGATCTCCGGGCCGGTCATGCTGTGGGGGCATTGTGTTGGCAGTGCTATGGCGCTGGAGGTCGCAAGGCTGTTGCAGGCGCGGGATATTCCGGTCATGCATCTGTTTCTTGCAGCGCGGCTGCTGGATACGGATGAGCGGCTACATGAGAACATCAGGGACGCACAGCAACTACACTTTGAGCAGATTCAGGATTTCTTTGAGCGGTGGAATGGTAGTGCATCTCTTCAAAATCTGGGCAAACGCTATGAGGATCAACTGGTGGCGAGCTTCAGGCATGATTCGCTGGAAACGAACCACTACTTGTTGGAGCGCAAAGCGCAGACCGCAATCCCCCGTATGACGGTTCCTGCATCGGTGGTCATCGCTGACGACGACTGGTGTACATCAGGTTATCAGGAGCACTACAAGGCGTGGGAACAACTGCTGGTAACAGTGGAGCTAAGCGTGTTGAACACTGGAGGGCACTTTTTTGCTAGCACCTGCCCGGATGACGCTGCGGAGCGGGTAGAGGCCGTTGTTCACCGTGATATCACGTCTGTTGTCTGA
- a CDS encoding amino acid adenylation domain-containing protein yields MPTNKTTDKPYHGLSVCFDTFVEYPRDSSLAGLFEQKCRSVPQHIALIDHEEGSLTFAEIERRSGNLAKTLCNKGVRPGDIVAVNLPRSTAFFIAILAIIRAGAAYLPLDPEATDERAAYIIADANPLLKIVAPDWQGDTHNTLCYDVSPQEDCQLPEVVRWDALAYLMYTSGSTGRPKGVRVTHRNVVRLAINAGITDFSPSTRMLQTASVIFDASAFEWWGCLLNGGTIIIVPQETLTDPVRLKAALVQYAVNTLFLTTPLFNLLAGHAPQTFSTLKTLIFGGDIVVPDRVADVMKHCPGLVIKNGYGPTENGSYSTVHTITLADTQGRIPIGRPISNSTAYILDEEKQPLPWGEQGELYVGGDGVALGYLGKDELSAKVFTADPFIPGGGMYKTGDIASMRPDGTVEFFGRRDNQVKIRGYRIELDEIEWCLRNHPQVKDTVVKFFTRNHDDKYLVAWVEAEPALDEFTLRDYLKANLPAYMMPGFLIFIEAFPVASNGKIDRAILPDPLQQPDLYTEHVEPVTEREKAITGLWRTIIGYQNLGIHDSLFQLGVDSLVAVNLASSVNAQQGCQLSVTDLLANPTVAKIVALIESTDNKAAVSIREPHTSVFSDGEAWPLTWQQLAVYQAGLKAGSASTQYNIPLLLALPPSIDISRFEQAWWSVVERHQVFHFVMPLSEALHQKIKKIPPTALPRYRTFQRNELIKPFALESGPLWRAALCYSDQQWHFFLDIHHLLIDGQSVAILLQELDQYYAGQTLPPARQYSDYIDWTQSVQARQQQQEYRRYWQEQRPDGLRALALPYDSVRDAELPLSSDVVPFRLETERYLQLKQLAQRTECTLFELLSTLYGVFLSTVTASQEVHFVVPSGIRPRPEFEQVVGMFVNSVVMSVTIPPASAFDTLIRTTRESLRNGLAHGDISPAQQLNATDRYDEERFNLAMATMFAFHSQAMLHYSLAGSQGTINAIHPGQAMFDLNLQLSEWPTDISAEWEFNASLFKRETVEYLRDVFIGIIDNVLRHPDMPVTALPVSERSATPEMRVMQDIEFDL; encoded by the coding sequence ATGCCAACAAATAAGACCACGGACAAGCCATACCACGGATTAAGTGTCTGTTTTGATACCTTCGTCGAATACCCTCGCGATAGTTCACTGGCGGGGTTGTTTGAGCAAAAATGTCGTTCCGTACCGCAGCATATTGCGCTAATTGACCATGAAGAAGGCTCTCTGACCTTTGCAGAAATTGAACGGCGCTCGGGTAATTTAGCCAAAACGCTGTGCAACAAGGGCGTCAGACCCGGTGATATTGTAGCGGTGAATCTGCCCCGCAGTACGGCGTTTTTCATCGCTATTCTGGCCATTATTCGCGCCGGCGCCGCCTATTTACCGCTGGATCCGGAGGCTACCGATGAACGTGCGGCGTATATCATTGCGGATGCCAATCCGCTATTGAAAATAGTCGCACCGGACTGGCAGGGGGATACACACAATACGCTCTGCTACGATGTTTCGCCGCAGGAGGATTGCCAACTGCCGGAAGTCGTTCGTTGGGATGCCCTTGCCTATCTAATGTATACCTCCGGCAGTACCGGGCGCCCGAAAGGGGTTCGTGTCACGCACCGTAATGTTGTCCGGCTGGCCATTAACGCGGGCATTACAGATTTTTCCCCCTCCACGCGCATGTTACAGACCGCATCTGTTATTTTTGATGCATCCGCGTTTGAGTGGTGGGGATGCCTGCTGAACGGCGGCACGATCATTATTGTGCCGCAGGAGACGCTCACCGATCCTGTGCGTCTGAAAGCCGCATTGGTTCAGTATGCGGTGAATACGCTTTTTTTAACTACGCCGTTATTCAACCTGCTGGCAGGTCATGCGCCGCAAACTTTCAGTACTCTGAAGACGCTGATTTTCGGCGGCGACATCGTAGTGCCCGATCGTGTTGCCGATGTGATGAAACACTGTCCGGGACTGGTGATTAAAAATGGTTACGGCCCGACCGAAAACGGCTCTTACTCGACTGTACATACCATCACATTAGCCGATACACAGGGGAGGATCCCTATCGGCCGACCAATATCCAACTCCACGGCCTATATTCTGGATGAAGAGAAGCAGCCGCTGCCTTGGGGAGAGCAGGGGGAGTTATATGTCGGTGGCGATGGTGTGGCATTAGGGTATTTAGGCAAGGACGAGTTAAGTGCAAAAGTGTTTACTGCCGATCCCTTTATCCCCGGCGGCGGTATGTACAAGACCGGGGATATTGCCTCGATGCGTCCCGACGGTACTGTGGAATTTTTTGGCCGACGCGATAATCAGGTAAAAATCCGCGGCTATCGCATAGAGCTTGATGAAATTGAGTGGTGCTTGCGTAATCACCCGCAGGTCAAGGATACGGTGGTTAAATTCTTTACTCGCAACCATGATGATAAATATCTGGTCGCCTGGGTAGAGGCTGAACCGGCACTGGATGAATTTACGCTGCGTGATTATCTGAAAGCAAATCTACCAGCGTACATGATGCCGGGGTTCCTGATTTTTATCGAGGCCTTTCCGGTTGCCTCAAACGGTAAAATCGACCGGGCGATATTGCCCGATCCGCTGCAACAACCCGATTTATATACCGAACATGTCGAACCAGTGACAGAACGAGAAAAGGCGATCACTGGGTTATGGCGCACCATCATTGGCTATCAGAACTTGGGGATTCATGACTCCCTGTTCCAGTTGGGCGTGGACTCCCTTGTCGCAGTCAACCTGGCATCGTCGGTAAATGCCCAACAGGGATGCCAGCTGAGCGTCACCGATCTGCTGGCCAATCCTACGGTGGCGAAGATTGTTGCGCTGATTGAATCTACCGACAACAAGGCTGCTGTCTCCATCCGTGAGCCACATACCAGCGTTTTTTCTGACGGTGAAGCCTGGCCATTAACCTGGCAGCAGCTTGCGGTCTACCAGGCCGGGCTGAAAGCGGGCTCTGCATCGACGCAGTACAACATTCCTTTACTGCTGGCATTACCTCCGTCAATTGACATCAGCAGATTTGAGCAAGCCTGGTGGTCGGTAGTTGAACGCCACCAGGTGTTCCATTTCGTCATGCCACTATCCGAAGCTCTACATCAAAAAATTAAAAAAATACCGCCGACGGCGCTGCCAAGATACCGCACATTTCAGCGCAATGAACTGATCAAGCCTTTTGCGCTGGAGAGCGGCCCACTGTGGCGGGCGGCGTTGTGCTACAGCGACCAGCAGTGGCACTTTTTCCTCGATATTCACCATTTGCTGATTGATGGGCAGTCGGTCGCCATTCTGCTGCAGGAACTGGATCAATACTACGCCGGACAAACCTTACCGCCTGCACGACAGTACAGTGACTATATTGACTGGACGCAGTCGGTGCAAGCCCGCCAGCAGCAACAAGAATATCGCCGTTACTGGCAGGAGCAACGGCCGGATGGCCTGCGTGCGCTCGCGTTGCCTTATGACTCTGTGCGCGATGCGGAACTACCGTTATCCAGCGATGTGGTGCCTTTTCGTCTGGAAACAGAACGTTATCTCCAGCTTAAGCAACTGGCGCAAAGAACCGAATGTACGCTCTTTGAGTTGCTCAGCACTCTTTATGGCGTGTTCTTGTCCACCGTTACGGCATCGCAGGAGGTACATTTTGTGGTGCCTTCCGGCATCCGGCCTCGTCCTGAGTTTGAACAGGTGGTTGGCATGTTCGTGAATTCTGTAGTGATGAGCGTAACGATCCCCCCGGCATCCGCCTTCGACACACTGATCCGCACAACGCGCGAGTCGCTGCGTAACGGTCTCGCACATGGCGACATTTCGCCAGCGCAACAACTGAATGCGACGGATCGCTACGACGAGGAGCGATTCAATCTGGCGATGGCAACCATGTTCGCCTTCCACAGCCAGGCAATGTTGCACTATTCGCTGGCCGGGAGTCAGGGAACGATTAATGCGATCCATCCGGGGCAGGCGATGTTCGATTTAAACCTGCAGTTGTCTGAATGGCCGACGGATATTTCTGCCGAGTGGGAGTTCAACGCCTCGCTGTTTAAACGAGAAACTGTCGAATATTTGCGGGATGTGTTTATCGGCATCATCGATAACGTATTACGCCACCCCGACATGCCTGTTACCGCATTACCTGTGTCAGAACGCTCTGCTACGCCGGAAATGCGGGTTATGCAAGATATCGAATTCGATCTTTAA